The Cellulophaga sp. L1A9 genome window below encodes:
- a CDS encoding MerR family transcriptional regulator yields the protein MHIELPEKRYYGIGEIAKAFEVNTSLIRFWEKEFDVLQPKKNAKGNRKFTPQDVKNLQLIYHLVKERGFTLEGAKTHLKENKSQTLSKFDIISKLEGIKAELVKIKNQL from the coding sequence ATGCATATAGAACTTCCTGAAAAGAGATATTACGGTATTGGTGAAATTGCGAAAGCATTTGAGGTAAACACTTCGTTAATTAGATTCTGGGAAAAAGAGTTTGATGTACTTCAACCTAAAAAAAATGCGAAAGGCAACCGAAAATTTACCCCGCAAGACGTAAAAAATCTGCAGCTCATTTATCACTTGGTAAAAGAACGCGGCTTTACCTTAGAGGGTGCTAAAACACATTTAAAAGAAAACAAAAGTCAGACTTTATCAAAATTTGATATTATTTCGAAACTAGAAGGTATAAAAGCCGAACTTGTAAAAATTAAAAATCAATTATAA
- the alaS gene encoding alanine--tRNA ligase has product MKSQEIRSKFLDFFKDKEHKIVASAPMVIKDDPTLMFTNAGMNQFKEFFLGNTVPKYTRVTDTQKCLRVSGKHNDLEEVGKDTYHHTMFEMLGNWSFGDYFKEEAITWAWEFLTDVCKIDKSSLYVTVFEGSKDADNLDQDTEALNLWKKIVPESQILFGNKKDNFWEMGDQGPCGPCSEIHVDIRTAEEKAKISGMSLVNNDHPQVVEIWNLVFMQYNRRANGQLEPLPARHVDTGMGFERLCMVMQGVQSNYDTDVFTPIIREIEAITHTTYGKEEKLDIAIRVIADHIRAVSFSISDGQLPSNTGAGYVIRRILRRAIRYGFTFLDTKEPFMYRLVNVLCDSMGTAFPELKSQKQLIENVIKEEEHSFLKTLDQGLVLLDTIISNADTKTIDGRKAFELYDTYGFPIDLTALILSERGLILDEKGFDVAMQEQKKRSRSASEISKEDWTILSSDLEQEFIGYEVLESNVKLVKYRKVTSKKDGEQYQFVFNLTPFYAEGGGQVGDKGYLEAVNGDVIYILDTKKENNEIIHFAKNLPKDVKETFKAVVDQKQRRRTEANHTATHLLHQALREILGTHVEQKGSAVHSKYLRFDFSHFSKMTADQLTEVENFVNARIEGNLPLEEGRNIPMQTAIEQGAMALFGEKYGDAVRTIRFGKSIELCGGTHVKNTGEIWHFKIKSEGAVASGIRRIEAITSDAVKDFYSDNNSILSEVKHLLNNSKDPVKAVGSLQEENAKLKKEIEGLLRDKAKNLKGDLLTEIQTINGIDFLAKKVDLDAAGIKDLSFELGSNKDNLFLLLAAENDGKALLSCYISKELVEKKALSAVTVVRELGKLIQGGGGGQAFFATAGGKNPGGIMDALEKAKVYIE; this is encoded by the coding sequence ATGAAATCTCAAGAGATACGATCAAAATTTTTAGATTTTTTTAAGGACAAAGAACATAAGATTGTTGCTTCTGCGCCTATGGTTATTAAAGATGACCCTACCTTAATGTTTACAAATGCTGGTATGAACCAGTTTAAGGAATTCTTTTTAGGAAATACAGTTCCAAAATATACCCGTGTAACAGATACTCAAAAATGCTTGCGTGTAAGCGGTAAACATAATGATTTAGAGGAAGTAGGGAAAGATACCTATCACCACACCATGTTTGAAATGTTGGGGAACTGGAGTTTTGGCGATTATTTTAAAGAAGAAGCCATCACTTGGGCTTGGGAGTTTTTAACAGATGTCTGTAAGATTGATAAATCAAGTCTTTATGTGACCGTTTTTGAGGGGAGTAAAGATGCCGATAATTTAGATCAAGATACGGAGGCTTTAAACCTTTGGAAGAAAATAGTTCCAGAATCTCAAATACTCTTTGGAAATAAAAAAGATAATTTTTGGGAAATGGGCGATCAAGGTCCTTGTGGCCCTTGTTCTGAAATACATGTAGATATTAGAACTGCGGAAGAAAAAGCTAAAATTTCTGGAATGTCATTAGTGAATAATGACCATCCGCAAGTCGTAGAGATTTGGAATTTAGTTTTTATGCAATACAACCGTAGAGCAAATGGGCAATTAGAACCTTTACCGGCAAGACATGTGGATACAGGAATGGGCTTTGAACGTTTGTGTATGGTGATGCAAGGGGTGCAATCTAACTATGATACGGATGTTTTTACACCAATCATTAGAGAGATAGAAGCAATTACACATACTACCTATGGTAAAGAAGAGAAGCTAGATATTGCAATACGAGTAATCGCAGATCACATCCGTGCGGTATCTTTTTCAATATCTGATGGGCAATTGCCTAGTAATACAGGTGCTGGTTATGTGATTCGTAGAATCTTACGTAGAGCTATTCGGTATGGGTTTACGTTCTTAGATACGAAAGAACCTTTTATGTACCGTTTGGTAAATGTGCTTTGTGACAGTATGGGTACTGCGTTCCCTGAACTTAAAAGTCAGAAACAACTTATTGAAAATGTTATAAAAGAAGAAGAGCATTCATTTTTAAAAACCTTGGATCAAGGCTTGGTGCTTTTAGATACGATAATTTCAAATGCAGATACTAAAACTATTGATGGTAGAAAGGCTTTTGAATTGTATGACACTTATGGCTTTCCAATAGATTTAACTGCACTTATTTTAAGTGAAAGAGGGCTTATTTTAGATGAAAAAGGATTTGATGTTGCGATGCAAGAGCAAAAGAAACGCTCGCGTTCTGCGTCAGAAATTTCAAAAGAAGATTGGACGATACTTTCCTCAGATTTGGAACAGGAATTTATAGGGTATGAAGTATTGGAGTCTAATGTAAAATTGGTAAAATATAGAAAAGTTACCTCTAAAAAAGACGGAGAACAGTATCAATTTGTTTTTAACTTAACTCCTTTCTATGCAGAAGGTGGTGGTCAAGTAGGGGATAAAGGATATTTGGAGGCTGTTAATGGCGATGTAATTTATATCTTAGATACGAAGAAGGAGAATAATGAAATTATTCACTTTGCTAAGAATCTTCCAAAAGATGTCAAAGAAACGTTCAAAGCAGTAGTAGATCAGAAACAACGTCGTAGAACAGAAGCAAATCATACGGCAACCCATTTATTACACCAAGCCCTACGTGAAATTCTAGGAACACATGTTGAACAAAAAGGATCTGCAGTACATTCTAAATATTTACGATTTGATTTTTCTCATTTCTCAAAAATGACAGCAGATCAATTAACGGAAGTAGAGAATTTCGTAAATGCACGTATTGAAGGAAACTTACCTTTAGAGGAAGGTAGAAATATACCGATGCAAACCGCTATTGAGCAAGGTGCTATGGCCTTGTTCGGAGAAAAATATGGCGATGCTGTGAGAACCATTCGGTTTGGAAAATCTATTGAGCTTTGTGGAGGTACACATGTAAAAAACACAGGCGAGATTTGGCATTTTAAAATTAAGTCAGAAGGTGCTGTAGCATCGGGAATTCGAAGAATTGAAGCGATAACATCCGATGCTGTTAAAGATTTTTATTCAGATAATAATAGCATTCTTTCAGAAGTAAAGCATTTGCTAAATAATAGTAAAGATCCTGTAAAAGCTGTAGGTAGCTTACAGGAAGAAAATGCTAAATTAAAGAAAGAGATTGAAGGCCTATTGCGTGATAAAGCGAAGAATCTAAAAGGCGATTTACTTACTGAAATTCAAACCATAAACGGGATTGATTTTCTGGCAAAGAAAGTAGATTTAGATGCGGCAGGAATTAAAGATTTGTCTTTTGAGCTAGGAAGTAATAAAGATAATTTATTCTTGTTGTTAGCGGCTGAGAATGATGGTAAAGCCTTATTGTCTTGTTACATATCTAAAGAACTAGTAGAAAAGAAAGCGTTAAGTGCGGTAACCGTAGTACGTGAATTAGGGAAACTTATTCAAGGTGGTGGTGGCGGCCAAGCGTTCTTTGCAACAGCAGGGGGTAAAAACCCAGGAGGAATCATGGATGCTTTAGAGAAGGCAAAGGTGTATATAGAATAG
- a CDS encoding LemA family protein has translation MKKGLIGIIVVVAIIALFGMWYVNTNNTLVEMKGEATKQWANVESSYQRRSDLIGNLVKTVQGAADFERGTLTDVIEARAKATATNIDANNLTPEKMAAFQEAQGGLTGALSKLMVVVERYPELKANQNFLDLQSQLEGTENRINVERNRFNGLAGDYNIKIAKIPTNIIAGLANFDPMSLFSSNAGAENAPDVNFDFN, from the coding sequence ATGAAAAAAGGACTCATCGGGATTATTGTTGTTGTAGCCATAATTGCCCTATTCGGAATGTGGTATGTTAACACCAACAATACCCTTGTAGAAATGAAAGGAGAAGCGACTAAGCAATGGGCGAACGTAGAAAGCTCTTACCAAAGACGTAGTGATCTTATTGGTAATTTAGTTAAAACGGTTCAAGGTGCTGCAGATTTTGAAAGAGGAACGCTAACAGACGTTATTGAAGCACGAGCAAAAGCTACTGCCACTAATATTGATGCAAATAATTTAACTCCTGAAAAAATGGCTGCCTTTCAAGAGGCTCAAGGTGGTTTAACAGGTGCTTTAAGCAAATTGATGGTGGTCGTAGAACGCTATCCAGAATTAAAAGCTAACCAGAATTTCTTAGACTTACAGTCGCAATTAGAAGGCACTGAAAATAGAATTAATGTAGAACGAAATCGTTTCAATGGTTTAGCAGGAGACTACAATATTAAAATTGCAAAAATACCAACGAACATTATTGCAGGACTTGCTAATTTTGATCCTATGTCCTTATTTTCATCTAACGCAGGTGCAGAAAATGCTCCTGATGTAAATTTTGATTTCAACTAG
- the era gene encoding GTPase Era: MADHKAGFVNIIGNPNVGKSTLMNAFVGEKLSIITSKAQTTRHRILGIVNGDDFQMILSDTPGIIKPAYELQSSMMDFVKSAFEDADILIYMVEIGEKALKDERFFEKLKNSKIPVLLLLNKIDVSEQGILEEQVQYWHEQLPTAEIHPISALQNFNVKEVFLRILELLPVSPAFYPKDQLTDKPERFFVNETIREKILQNYKKEIPYSVEIDTEEFFEDDKIIRMRSVIMVERESQKGIIIGHKGAALKRVGVESRKDLEIFFDKQVHLELYVKVNKNWRSNANQLKRFGYNQG, from the coding sequence ATGGCAGATCATAAAGCTGGTTTTGTAAATATTATTGGAAATCCTAATGTGGGGAAATCTACATTGATGAATGCCTTTGTGGGTGAGAAATTATCTATTATCACCTCCAAAGCACAAACCACAAGACACCGTATTTTAGGAATTGTTAATGGGGACGATTTTCAGATGATTTTATCGGATACTCCTGGAATTATCAAACCTGCTTACGAGCTACAGTCTTCTATGATGGATTTTGTGAAGTCGGCTTTCGAAGATGCAGATATCCTGATCTACATGGTAGAAATAGGCGAAAAAGCATTGAAAGATGAGCGTTTCTTTGAAAAACTAAAGAATAGCAAAATTCCGGTACTTTTATTATTAAATAAGATTGATGTCTCTGAGCAAGGTATTTTAGAAGAGCAAGTACAATACTGGCATGAGCAATTGCCAACAGCAGAAATACACCCGATAAGTGCATTACAGAATTTTAATGTAAAAGAAGTATTCCTTCGTATTTTAGAATTACTGCCTGTTTCTCCTGCGTTTTATCCTAAAGATCAATTAACAGATAAGCCAGAACGTTTCTTCGTAAATGAAACTATTAGAGAGAAAATATTACAGAACTACAAAAAAGAAATTCCTTATTCTGTAGAAATAGATACCGAGGAGTTTTTTGAGGATGATAAAATTATTAGAATGCGATCTGTGATTATGGTAGAGCGCGAATCTCAAAAAGGAATCATTATTGGTCATAAAGGTGCTGCTTTAAAAAGAGTAGGTGTAGAGTCAAGAAAAGATCTAGAAATCTTCTTTGATAAGCAAGTGCATTTAGAGCTGTATGTAAAAGTAAATAAGAACTGGAGAAGCAATGCTAATCAGTTAAAACGTTTTGGATACAATCAAGGCTAG
- a CDS encoding M23 family metallopeptidase, with product MSKVKYYYDPDTLSYRKIEAKKSRKYRNISLFLLGSLLFGLLGLTVLLNTNFINTPKELSLQRELRNYDLQFELLDKKMEQVEQVLTNIEDRDNNIYRIYFEANPIPDEQRRAGFGGVNRYKSLEGFNNSEMIIASTKRMDIIQKQMVIQSKSLDEITKLAEEKEKLLAAIPAIQPIRNEDLKRMASGYGWRSDPFTKARKMHWGMDFSSPKGTPIYATGDGKVTRADSNSSGYGNHIRIDHGFGYVSLYAHMSKYNVTAGKTVKRGELIGFVGSTGRSEGPHLHYEVFKDDQRINPINFYYGSLTAEEFANMLKTASQENQSLD from the coding sequence ATGTCTAAAGTAAAATATTATTACGATCCAGATACGTTATCGTATCGCAAAATAGAAGCAAAAAAATCTAGAAAATACAGGAATATAAGCCTGTTTTTACTGGGCTCATTGCTATTTGGTCTTCTAGGCCTAACGGTATTATTAAATACAAATTTTATCAATACGCCTAAAGAATTGTCTTTACAACGCGAATTGCGAAACTATGATTTGCAGTTTGAATTGTTAGATAAAAAAATGGAGCAAGTAGAGCAAGTTTTAACGAATATAGAAGATCGCGACAACAACATCTACCGTATTTATTTTGAAGCCAACCCTATCCCTGACGAACAAAGACGTGCTGGTTTTGGTGGTGTTAACCGATATAAATCATTAGAAGGATTTAACAACTCCGAAATGATTATCGCCTCTACCAAACGAATGGATATCATTCAAAAACAAATGGTCATTCAATCAAAATCATTAGATGAAATTACTAAGCTAGCAGAAGAAAAAGAAAAATTATTAGCAGCAATCCCTGCCATACAACCTATCCGAAATGAAGATTTAAAAAGAATGGCTTCTGGGTACGGCTGGCGATCAGATCCATTTACAAAAGCAAGAAAGATGCACTGGGGAATGGATTTCTCCTCTCCAAAAGGAACGCCTATCTATGCCACAGGTGATGGTAAAGTTACCAGAGCAGATAGTAATTCTTCAGGATATGGTAATCATATAAGAATTGATCATGGTTTTGGGTACGTAAGTTTATATGCGCACATGAGTAAGTATAATGTTACTGCTGGAAAAACGGTAAAGCGTGGTGAACTTATTGGCTTTGTAGGAAGTACAGGACGTTCAGAAGGGCCTCACCTTCATTATGAAGTCTTTAAAGACGACCAACGCATTAATCCTATTAATTTCTATTACGGAAGTTTAACAGCAGAAGAATTTGCTAATATGTTAAAAACTGCCTCACAAGAAAATCAATCCTTAGACTAA
- a CDS encoding GTP-binding protein, producing the protein MKTLPNTIVLRPRFQLELDASAEKLLSNFENLAFQSIICKRMDEHVFLKFKPKEHHFWSPQLHLEIITSEDKKTTKLYGVFGPNPTLWTFFMFLHFGIATLFIVLSIWAYSSFALNKSYGFQVGLMILMIVLWFAFYAFGRIGKRKGRPQMQELYDLMEQTLNK; encoded by the coding sequence GTGAAAACGCTTCCAAATACTATCGTTTTAAGACCTCGCTTTCAACTAGAGTTAGATGCTAGTGCTGAGAAATTACTGTCTAATTTTGAAAATTTAGCTTTTCAATCCATTATCTGTAAACGTATGGATGAGCACGTTTTTTTAAAATTTAAACCGAAGGAGCATCACTTTTGGTCGCCACAATTACACTTAGAAATCATTACAAGTGAAGATAAAAAAACCACTAAACTTTATGGTGTTTTTGGCCCTAACCCAACTCTATGGACCTTTTTTATGTTTCTGCATTTTGGTATCGCCACCTTATTTATTGTATTATCTATTTGGGCCTATTCAAGTTTTGCGCTAAATAAGTCCTACGGATTTCAAGTAGGACTCATGATTCTTATGATTGTACTTTGGTTTGCCTTCTATGCTTTTGGCCGGATAGGAAAAAGAAAAGGAAGACCACAAATGCAAGAGCTGTATGATCTTATGGAACAGACGCTAAACAAATAA
- a CDS encoding YgcG family protein — protein sequence MKFLKDKAFILFLFLSTLAFGQFTIPDKPSVQEGVYDYIALLSTSQKNNLVQKLKNYADSTSTQIVVVIIATTKGEEINYLGAQWGQKWGIGQRDTDNGILVILAKDDRKVAINTGYGVEGSLTDAMSKRIIEQIIIPEFKTGDYYSGLNKGADAIFSVLTGEFQEDRTFNNTSFPFQNLFPFVIFIVIIIILSNKNKRNGGGKNGGNNSGGFSIWDAIILSNMGRGGHSSGGGFGSGGGGGFGGGFGGGGFGGGGASGGW from the coding sequence ATGAAGTTTCTAAAGGATAAAGCATTCATTTTATTTCTATTCTTATCCACACTTGCCTTTGGTCAGTTTACCATTCCAGACAAACCAAGCGTACAGGAAGGGGTATATGACTATATAGCGCTATTATCTACTTCACAAAAGAACAACTTAGTACAAAAGTTAAAAAATTACGCAGACAGTACCTCAACACAAATAGTGGTGGTTATTATTGCCACTACAAAAGGAGAAGAAATTAATTATCTGGGCGCACAATGGGGTCAGAAATGGGGCATAGGACAGCGTGACACGGATAACGGAATCCTGGTTATCCTTGCCAAAGACGATCGTAAAGTTGCTATCAATACAGGGTATGGCGTAGAAGGTTCTCTTACCGATGCCATGTCTAAACGGATCATAGAACAAATTATCATTCCTGAATTTAAAACTGGCGATTATTACAGCGGACTAAACAAAGGTGCAGATGCTATTTTCAGTGTTTTAACCGGAGAATTTCAAGAAGACAGAACGTTTAACAATACCTCTTTCCCTTTTCAAAATCTATTCCCATTTGTTATTTTCATCGTAATTATTATCATCTTATCTAATAAGAACAAAAGAAATGGCGGCGGCAAAAATGGCGGCAATAATTCTGGAGGCTTCAGTATTTGGGATGCTATCATATTGAGTAACATGGGACGTGGCGGCCATAGTTCCGGAGGAGGCTTCGGTAGTGGCGGAGGCGGTGGTTTTGGCGGAGGCTTCGGAGGTGGAGGCTTTGGCGGAGGCGGTGCTTCTGGAGGTTGGTAA
- the der gene encoding ribosome biogenesis GTPase Der: MSAIVAIVGRPNVGKSTFFNRLIKRREAIVDAVSGVTRDRHYGKSDWNGREFSVIDTGGYVKGSDDVFEAEIDKQVELAIDEADVIIFMVDVETGITGMDEDVANLLRRVKKPVLLAVNKVDNNKRAEDAVEFYSLGLGDYFTIASTNGSGTGDLLDALVEVLPEKEPNRDEELPRFAVVGRPNAGKSSFINALIGEERYIVTDVAGTTRDSIDTKYNRFGFEFNLVDTAGIRRKSKVHEDLEFYSVMRSVRAIEHSDVCIIILDATRGFDGQVQNIFWLAQRNNKGIVILVNKWDLVEDKETNTIKQYTEKIKEAMAPFIDVPIVFMSVLTKQRIFKAIETAVQVYENRSRKIQTRKFNDIMLPLIENYPPPAYKGKYVKIKFCTQLPTPYPQFAFFCNLPQYVRDPYKRFLENKLRESFDFSGVPISIFMRKK; encoded by the coding sequence ATGAGTGCTATTGTAGCCATTGTAGGGAGACCTAACGTAGGTAAGTCAACTTTTTTTAACCGATTAATAAAGCGTAGAGAGGCTATTGTTGATGCGGTTAGTGGGGTTACGCGTGACCGTCATTACGGCAAAAGTGACTGGAATGGAAGAGAGTTTTCAGTAATTGATACTGGAGGATATGTTAAAGGGAGTGATGATGTTTTTGAAGCAGAAATAGATAAGCAAGTAGAATTGGCTATCGATGAAGCGGATGTTATTATTTTCATGGTTGACGTGGAAACCGGAATTACGGGAATGGATGAGGATGTTGCTAATTTACTTCGTAGAGTAAAAAAGCCGGTTTTATTAGCGGTAAATAAAGTAGATAACAACAAGCGTGCAGAAGACGCGGTAGAATTCTATTCCTTAGGTTTGGGTGATTATTTTACAATCGCGAGTACCAATGGATCGGGAACAGGAGATTTATTAGATGCTTTAGTAGAGGTTTTGCCAGAGAAAGAGCCTAATAGAGATGAAGAATTACCAAGATTTGCTGTAGTAGGGAGACCAAATGCAGGGAAGTCGTCTTTTATAAATGCCTTAATTGGTGAAGAAAGATATATTGTTACCGATGTAGCAGGTACCACTAGAGATAGTATCGATACGAAATATAATCGTTTTGGTTTTGAATTTAATCTAGTAGATACTGCGGGGATCCGTAGAAAGTCTAAGGTGCATGAAGATCTTGAGTTTTACTCAGTGATGCGTTCTGTTAGAGCTATTGAACATTCAGATGTGTGTATTATAATTTTAGATGCTACGCGTGGTTTTGATGGTCAGGTACAGAATATCTTTTGGCTAGCCCAACGTAACAACAAGGGAATTGTAATTCTTGTAAACAAGTGGGATTTAGTAGAAGACAAAGAGACCAATACTATTAAGCAATATACAGAGAAGATAAAAGAAGCTATGGCACCATTTATAGATGTGCCTATTGTGTTTATGTCTGTGTTAACGAAGCAACGTATTTTTAAAGCGATTGAAACGGCTGTTCAAGTATATGAAAACAGAAGCCGTAAAATTCAAACGCGTAAGTTTAATGATATTATGCTTCCGTTGATAGAGAATTATCCTCCACCAGCGTATAAGGGTAAATATGTAAAAATTAAGTTTTGTACACAATTACCAACGCCATATCCGCAGTTTGCATTTTTCTGTAACTTGCCACAATATGTAAGGGATCCGTATAAGCGTTTCTTAGAAAATAAGCTTAGAGAGAGTTTTGATTTCTCTGGAGTGCCTATTTCTATATTTATGCGTAAAAAGTAA
- a CDS encoding TPM domain-containing protein, whose amino-acid sequence MSKVEEFLSAKEEQEIVQAIIEAEKNTSGEIRVHIEAHTDLEPFKRAEEVFHVLKMDNTKDANGVLIYVAVHDKKFVICGDKGIDKVVPSDFWDTTKNAIQEQFKLGNFKQGIIDGILKAGKELHGHFPWQNNDTNELSNEVSKG is encoded by the coding sequence ATGTCTAAAGTAGAAGAGTTTTTATCAGCTAAAGAAGAACAAGAGATTGTTCAAGCAATTATTGAGGCCGAAAAAAATACTTCTGGCGAGATTAGAGTTCATATTGAAGCACATACAGACCTGGAGCCTTTTAAACGTGCCGAAGAAGTATTTCATGTTTTAAAGATGGACAATACAAAAGATGCCAATGGCGTATTAATCTACGTTGCTGTACATGATAAAAAATTTGTTATTTGTGGCGATAAAGGAATTGATAAGGTGGTCCCTAGTGATTTTTGGGATACTACAAAGAATGCCATTCAAGAGCAATTTAAACTAGGAAATTTCAAACAAGGTATCATTGATGGTATTTTAAAAGCTGGAAAAGAACTTCACGGTCATTTTCCTTGGCAAAATAACGACACAAATGAACTTAGCAATGAAGTTTCTAAAGGATAA
- a CDS encoding choice-of-anchor I family protein, which produces MKKFTLVALFGGLLLTSCIKDHVGHGGDADIDVSALQFTKIGGFSNGSGDEGFSEISAFDPSTKKLFVVNPVQSEVSVWDISVPSSAVKLTSIILTGVPNSVAVHDGVVAVAVENTNKQSNGTIQTYDTTSQNLITLYTVGALPDMVAFSPDGTYLISANEGEPNDDYTVDPEGSVSIINIERNEINTLFFTSFSASAIGNNFRVFGPNASIAQDVEPEYIAVSDDSKYAYITLQENNGIAVVNLAAKTITDVFGLGTKDFSLPENTMDASNKDDVLGNFKNWPVLSFYMPDAIAFATIDEMEYIITANEGDSRDYDGYSEEERVKDLTLDPTVFPNAAELQLDENLGRLKITTANGDLDGDGDFDKIYGYGARSFSIWNTSGTLVYDSADEIGRTTFDINPSFFNADEGEADGRSDDKGAEPESVTTLKIGNSTLLFVGLERAGGVMVYDISNPTSPQFLEWLLDTNDVAPEGLLTIAAKDSPTGENLVVVTNEVSNTVAIYEIK; this is translated from the coding sequence ATGAAAAAATTTACTTTAGTTGCTCTTTTTGGAGGGCTTTTACTAACTTCTTGTATTAAAGATCACGTAGGACATGGTGGTGATGCGGATATAGATGTATCTGCTTTACAATTTACAAAAATCGGAGGATTCTCAAATGGCTCTGGAGACGAAGGGTTTTCAGAGATCAGTGCTTTTGATCCTAGCACTAAAAAATTATTTGTTGTAAATCCTGTGCAATCAGAAGTATCCGTTTGGGATATATCGGTACCTTCTTCTGCGGTTAAATTAACATCAATTATCCTTACAGGTGTTCCAAATAGCGTTGCGGTTCATGATGGCGTGGTTGCGGTAGCGGTAGAAAATACCAATAAGCAATCCAATGGGACCATTCAAACCTATGATACTACTTCTCAAAACTTAATAACTTTATATACCGTTGGCGCGTTACCAGATATGGTAGCCTTTTCTCCTGATGGTACCTATTTAATTTCTGCTAATGAAGGAGAGCCTAATGATGATTATACAGTAGACCCAGAAGGTTCTGTCTCTATCATAAATATTGAAAGAAATGAAATTAACACCTTATTTTTCACCTCTTTTAGCGCATCTGCAATAGGGAATAATTTTAGAGTTTTCGGTCCTAATGCGAGTATCGCTCAAGATGTAGAGCCTGAGTATATTGCGGTCTCTGATGATAGCAAATACGCTTACATTACCTTACAAGAAAATAACGGAATTGCCGTTGTAAATTTAGCAGCAAAAACAATTACCGATGTATTTGGATTAGGGACAAAAGATTTTTCTCTTCCAGAAAATACTATGGATGCGAGTAATAAAGATGATGTTTTAGGGAATTTTAAAAACTGGCCGGTATTGAGCTTCTATATGCCAGATGCCATTGCATTTGCAACTATTGATGAAATGGAATATATCATTACCGCCAATGAAGGAGATTCTAGAGATTATGATGGCTATTCTGAAGAAGAACGTGTAAAGGATTTGACCTTAGACCCAACAGTTTTCCCTAATGCTGCAGAATTACAGTTAGATGAAAATTTAGGGCGATTAAAAATTACTACGGCCAATGGTGATCTTGATGGTGATGGCGATTTTGATAAAATTTATGGGTATGGCGCTAGGTCCTTTTCAATTTGGAATACATCAGGAACTTTGGTGTATGATAGTGCAGATGAAATAGGACGTACTACATTTGATATCAACCCATCATTCTTCAATGCAGATGAAGGAGAAGCTGATGGCAGAAGTGATGATAAAGGTGCTGAACCAGAATCAGTAACTACTTTAAAAATTGGAAACTCAACCTTATTATTTGTAGGTCTTGAAAGAGCAGGTGGCGTTATGGTTTATGATATTTCTAATCCTACGAGTCCGCAGTTTCTAGAATGGTTATTAGATACAAATGATGTAGCACCCGAAGGCTTGTTAACCATAGCAGCAAAAGATAGCCCTACGGGTGAAAATCTTGTGGTTGTTACAAATGAGGTTTCTAATACCGTAGCTATTTATGAGATTAAATAG